The Methylobacterium currus genome contains a region encoding:
- a CDS encoding (2Fe-2S)-binding protein, with protein sequence MTKLTLNGRTYEVDADPEMPLLWAIRDHLNLTGTKYGCGIAQCGACTVHLDGQPVRSCQTRLGDVGEAKITTIEGISGPVAEAVRTAWRSLDVVQCGYCQSGQMMSAIGLLSENKTPSDADIDAAMDGNVCRCGTYQRIRAAIHDAARSLA encoded by the coding sequence ATGACGAAGCTCACCCTCAACGGCCGGACCTACGAGGTCGACGCCGATCCCGAGATGCCGCTCCTCTGGGCGATCCGCGACCACCTCAACCTCACCGGCACGAAATACGGCTGCGGCATCGCGCAATGCGGCGCCTGCACGGTCCATCTCGACGGGCAGCCGGTGCGCTCGTGCCAGACCCGCCTCGGCGATGTCGGCGAGGCCAAGATCACCACCATCGAGGGCATCTCCGGCCCGGTGGCGGAGGCGGTCCGGACGGCGTGGCGCAGCCTCGACGTGGTGCAGTGCGGCTACTGCCAGTCCGGCCAGATGATGTCGGCGATCGGCCTCCTGTCCGAGAACAAGACGCCGAGCGACGCCGACATCGACGCCGCCATGGACGGCAATGTCTGCCGCTGCGGCACCTACCAGCGCATCCGCGCGGCGATCCACGACGCCGCCCGCTCCCTCGCCTGA
- a CDS encoding 2-hydroxychromene-2-carboxylate isomerase — MVELSCFYSLSSPWSYLGGPKLQDIVRRHRARLVLKPFDFQEVVPKTGGVPIRTRPQPRRDYHAVELARWSDYLGLPLTVTPRYYPMQNPAPNWNKHAGWTVIAAQQAGLDAFPLSHAILRALWAEERDISDAGVRRAIADENGYDGAALVAAEQSEPVQAEYRRYGEEAERLGVFGSPTIVLDRELFWGQDRLDFVDRALAKRQASAKR; from the coding sequence ATGGTCGAACTGTCCTGCTTCTACAGCCTGTCCTCCCCCTGGTCCTATCTCGGCGGGCCGAAGCTCCAGGACATCGTGCGCCGCCACCGCGCCCGGCTGGTGCTGAAGCCTTTCGACTTCCAGGAGGTGGTGCCGAAGACCGGCGGCGTGCCGATCCGGACCCGGCCGCAGCCGCGACGCGATTATCATGCCGTCGAGCTCGCCCGCTGGAGCGATTACCTCGGCCTGCCGCTCACCGTAACGCCCCGGTACTACCCGATGCAGAATCCGGCGCCGAACTGGAACAAGCACGCCGGCTGGACCGTGATCGCCGCCCAACAGGCCGGCCTCGACGCCTTCCCGCTCTCGCACGCGATCCTGCGGGCGCTCTGGGCCGAGGAGCGCGACATCTCGGATGCGGGCGTCCGGCGCGCCATCGCTGACGAGAACGGCTATGACGGCGCCGCCCTGGTGGCAGCCGAGCAGAGCGAGCCCGTCCAGGCCGAGTACCGCCGCTACGGCGAAGAGGCGGAACGCCTCGGCGTGTTCGGCTCGCCCACGATCGTGCTCGACCGCGAGTTGTTCTGGGGCCAGGACCGGCTCGACTTCGTCGACCGAGCGCTGGCGAAGCGGCAGGCCTCTGCGAAGCGCTAA
- a CDS encoding xanthine dehydrogenase family protein molybdopterin-binding subunit, with the protein MLNRSLKTRNDAVPSRRAFLRGTAAAGGALVIGLHLDPKGARANSGPDLSKAPAKPNAFVRIAADDTVTVVIKHLDMGQGNTTGLATIVAEELDADWAQMRAVFAPADASLYNNLAFGPIQGTGGSTAVANSWIQLRKAGAAARAMLIAAAAGEWKVPAAEITIEKGVLRHAGGKEARFGAFAAKAAVQPIPENPVLKDPSAFRLIGTKLPRLDSKSKTDGSAQYALDVRRPGQLTALVARAPRFGATLKSVDDTAAKAVPGVVQVVRIPSGVAVVAKDTWSAMKGREALKLTWDDAGAERQSTESQQAAYKAMADKPGLVASKRGDAAGAIKGAAKVLEAEFSFPYLAHAPMEPLNATIERAADGAYDIYAGSQFQTIEQAVAAGILGTTADKIRITTLWAGGSFGRRATASADYIAEAAAILKATGEKAPIHLVWTREDDITGGYYRPAAYHRIRAGLDAKGAITGWEHRIVGKSIIIGTALEAMMVKDGVDATTVEGASDTPYALPAYRFEVHNAREGVPVLWWRSVGHSHTAQAMEVFVDELAHAAGQDPVAYRLGLLSQAPRLSAALTLAAEKAGWSAREQKPGRGYGVAAHESFGSYVAMVADVTAEAGKVKVNRIVAAVDVGVAVNPDIIRAQVEGAVGFALSAVLRNRITFKDGEVQEKNFDAYEPTRMSEMPKVEVHIVPSAAAPTGIGEPGVPVLAPAISNAVFAATGQRLRSLPLDLTALRGV; encoded by the coding sequence ATGCTGAACCGCAGCCTCAAGACCCGGAACGACGCCGTTCCCTCCCGCCGCGCCTTCCTGCGCGGCACCGCCGCCGCTGGCGGCGCCCTGGTGATCGGGCTCCACCTCGACCCGAAGGGCGCGCGCGCCAATAGCGGCCCCGACCTGTCGAAGGCCCCGGCGAAGCCCAATGCCTTCGTGCGCATCGCCGCCGACGACACCGTGACGGTGGTGATCAAGCACCTCGACATGGGCCAGGGCAACACCACGGGCCTCGCCACCATCGTGGCGGAGGAGCTCGACGCCGACTGGGCGCAGATGCGCGCCGTCTTCGCCCCGGCCGATGCCAGCCTCTACAACAACCTCGCCTTCGGGCCGATCCAGGGCACCGGCGGCTCGACCGCGGTGGCGAATTCCTGGATCCAGCTGCGCAAGGCCGGTGCCGCCGCCCGCGCGATGCTGATCGCGGCGGCGGCAGGGGAGTGGAAGGTTCCGGCCGCCGAGATCACCATCGAGAAGGGCGTGCTGCGCCATGCCGGCGGCAAGGAGGCGCGGTTCGGCGCCTTCGCCGCCAAGGCAGCCGTGCAGCCGATCCCCGAGAACCCGGTGCTGAAGGACCCCTCGGCCTTCCGGCTGATCGGCACCAAGCTGCCGCGGCTCGATTCGAAGTCGAAGACCGACGGCAGCGCGCAATACGCCCTCGACGTGCGCCGGCCGGGCCAGCTCACGGCGCTCGTCGCCCGCGCGCCGCGCTTCGGCGCGACGCTGAAATCGGTGGACGACACCGCCGCCAAGGCGGTGCCGGGCGTGGTCCAGGTGGTGCGGATCCCGAGCGGCGTCGCGGTGGTGGCGAAGGACACCTGGTCGGCGATGAAGGGCCGCGAGGCCCTGAAGCTGACCTGGGACGATGCCGGCGCCGAGCGCCAGTCGACGGAATCGCAACAGGCCGCCTACAAGGCGATGGCCGACAAGCCCGGCCTCGTCGCCTCGAAGCGGGGTGATGCGGCGGGCGCCATCAAGGGCGCCGCCAAGGTGCTGGAGGCGGAGTTCAGCTTCCCCTACCTGGCGCATGCCCCGATGGAGCCGCTCAACGCCACGATCGAGCGCGCGGCCGACGGTGCCTACGACATCTATGCCGGCTCGCAGTTCCAGACCATCGAGCAGGCGGTGGCCGCCGGAATCCTCGGCACCACCGCCGACAAGATCCGCATCACCACCCTGTGGGCGGGCGGCTCGTTCGGCCGGCGCGCCACGGCCTCGGCCGACTACATCGCGGAGGCCGCCGCGATCCTGAAGGCCACCGGCGAGAAGGCCCCGATCCATCTCGTCTGGACCCGCGAGGACGACATCACCGGCGGCTATTACCGCCCCGCCGCCTATCACCGCATCCGCGCCGGCCTCGACGCCAAGGGGGCGATCACGGGCTGGGAACACCGCATCGTCGGCAAGTCGATCATCATCGGCACCGCCCTCGAGGCGATGATGGTGAAGGACGGGGTCGACGCCACCACCGTCGAGGGCGCGTCCGACACGCCCTACGCCCTGCCGGCCTACCGGTTCGAGGTCCACAATGCCCGCGAGGGCGTGCCGGTCCTGTGGTGGCGCTCGGTCGGGCACTCGCACACCGCGCAGGCGATGGAGGTGTTCGTCGACGAGCTGGCCCATGCGGCGGGCCAGGACCCGGTGGCCTACCGGCTCGGCCTCCTCAGCCAAGCGCCGCGGCTCTCCGCCGCGCTGACGCTCGCCGCCGAGAAGGCGGGCTGGAGCGCCCGCGAGCAGAAGCCGGGACGGGGCTACGGCGTCGCCGCGCACGAGTCCTTCGGCTCCTACGTGGCGATGGTGGCCGACGTGACGGCGGAGGCCGGCAAGGTGAAGGTCAACCGCATCGTGGCGGCGGTGGATGTCGGCGTGGCGGTGAATCCGGACATCATCCGGGCTCAGGTCGAGGGCGCGGTCGGATTCGCGCTCTCGGCGGTCCTGCGCAACAGGATCACCTTCAAGGACGGCGAGGTGCAGGAGAAGAACTTCGACGCCTACGAGCCGACCCGCATGAGCGAGATGCCGAAGGTCGAGGTCCATATCGTGCCCTCGGCCGCCGCCCCCACCGGCATCGGCGAGCCCGGCGTGCCGGTGCTGGCGCCGGCGATCTCGAACGCGGTCTTCGCCGCCACCGGGCAGCGCCTGCGCTCACTCCCCCTCGACCTCACGGCGCTCCGCGGCGTGTGA
- a CDS encoding DUF1330 domain-containing protein: protein MAKGYWVGRVDVSNPEAYKNYVAANGVAFARFGGRFLVRGGSFEAVLGSSRARNVVIEFPSYDQALACWNSPEYQAARAKQEGGAEIDLIVIEGYDGPQPGEG, encoded by the coding sequence ATGGCAAAGGGATACTGGGTCGGCCGCGTCGACGTCTCGAACCCGGAGGCCTACAAGAACTACGTCGCGGCCAACGGCGTCGCCTTCGCCCGGTTCGGCGGGCGCTTCCTGGTGCGCGGCGGCTCCTTCGAGGCGGTGCTCGGGTCGAGCCGCGCCCGCAACGTGGTCATCGAGTTCCCGAGCTACGACCAGGCGCTCGCCTGCTGGAACTCGCCCGAGTACCAGGCCGCCCGCGCCAAGCAGGAGGGCGGCGCCGAGATCGACCTCATCGTGATCGAGGGCTACGACGGGCCGCAGCCGGGCGAGGGCTGA
- the pyrF gene encoding orotidine-5'-phosphate decarboxylase, translating into MPEPISPRDRLIVALDMASTDEAERLIARIGDAASFYKIGYRLGYAGGLGLAERLVRGGHKVFLDLKLHDIGNTVEEGVQSLAGIGATFLTVHAYPQTMRAAASGRDKAGGGLKILGVTVLTSYDDADAREAGYALPVADLVALRAAAAKAIGIDGIVCSAAEAAQVRAVIGPDRLIVTPGIRPAGAAIGDQKRVVTPAEAMRAGVDHVVVGRPITGAADPRDVARRIVDEMAAAL; encoded by the coding sequence GTGCCCGAGCCCATCAGCCCCCGCGATCGCCTGATCGTCGCCCTCGACATGGCGAGCACCGACGAGGCCGAGCGCCTGATCGCGCGGATCGGCGACGCCGCGAGCTTCTACAAGATCGGCTACCGCCTCGGCTATGCCGGCGGCCTCGGGCTCGCCGAGCGGCTGGTGCGCGGCGGCCACAAGGTCTTCCTCGACCTCAAGCTCCACGACATCGGCAACACCGTCGAGGAGGGGGTGCAGTCGCTCGCCGGGATCGGCGCCACCTTCCTCACCGTCCACGCCTATCCCCAGACCATGCGGGCGGCGGCGAGCGGACGCGACAAGGCGGGGGGCGGCCTGAAGATTCTGGGCGTCACGGTGCTGACCTCCTACGACGACGCGGATGCGCGCGAGGCCGGCTACGCGCTGCCGGTCGCCGACCTCGTCGCGCTGCGGGCTGCCGCCGCCAAGGCGATCGGCATCGACGGCATCGTCTGCTCGGCGGCGGAGGCCGCGCAGGTGCGGGCGGTGATCGGGCCCGACCGGCTGATCGTGACGCCCGGCATCCGGCCGGCCGGCGCCGCGATCGGCGACCAGAAGCGGGTCGTGACCCCCGCCGAGGCGATGCGCGCCGGCGTCGACCACGTCGTCGTCGGCCGGCCGATCACCGGCGCCGCCGACCCGCGCGACGTGGCGCGCCGCATCGTCGACGAGATGGCGGCAGCGCTCTAA
- a CDS encoding sensor histidine kinase, which produces MSEVTAEMVQRGRGPTAEEAARRRKVARDVRSARERLTSSIGLERAFDYELLRVYAQYRIGAFLPLVVLACCIAAASVFWAPALLSGAWCVGVLAVIAGNTALARSFLRQDPDALSLGHARRRVIVGEVVQSVAWALLVLMLFQAEAANARTFVMFVLVIVSAVTTMLAATVPLGAYAGLLPLSTATAALLCLSREAESVLLVGMAVCAQLFFLFLSNHLHASTVAALQSRAEKDAVFGELEQAKANSDEARRRAEEANLAKSRFLATMSHELRTPLNAILGFSEVMKNEVFGPHSSASYQEYSTDIHDSGLHLLNLINEILDLSRIEAGRYELNEEALRLAYVVEEGRHMMALRARAKNQTFRELIDPTLPRLWADERALRQIVLNILSNAIKFTPPGGEIIIKVGWTSSGGQYLSVKDTGPGIPEEEIPTVMSSFGRGSLAIKTAEQGSGLGLPIVKGLVDLHGGGFQLKSRPREGTEVIVTFPATRVMDALPAVAEEAPVRPVRAA; this is translated from the coding sequence ATGTCCGAAGTCACGGCGGAAATGGTCCAGCGCGGGCGCGGCCCGACGGCGGAGGAGGCAGCCCGGCGGCGCAAGGTCGCGCGGGACGTGCGATCCGCCCGCGAGCGGCTGACCTCGTCGATCGGCCTCGAGCGCGCCTTCGATTACGAGCTCCTGCGCGTCTACGCCCAGTACCGGATCGGCGCCTTCCTGCCGCTGGTGGTGCTGGCCTGCTGCATCGCCGCGGCCTCGGTGTTCTGGGCGCCCGCGCTCCTGAGCGGTGCCTGGTGCGTCGGCGTGCTCGCGGTGATCGCCGGAAACACCGCGCTCGCCCGCTCCTTCCTGCGGCAGGACCCGGACGCGCTCTCGCTCGGCCATGCGCGCCGGCGGGTGATCGTCGGCGAGGTGGTCCAGAGCGTCGCCTGGGCGCTCCTGGTGCTGATGCTGTTCCAGGCCGAGGCGGCGAACGCCCGCACCTTCGTGATGTTCGTGCTCGTCATCGTGTCCGCCGTGACCACGATGCTCGCCGCCACCGTGCCGCTCGGGGCCTATGCGGGCCTCCTGCCGCTCAGCACCGCCACCGCGGCGCTGCTGTGCCTGTCGCGCGAGGCGGAATCGGTCCTCCTCGTCGGCATGGCGGTCTGCGCGCAGCTGTTCTTCCTGTTCCTGTCGAACCACCTGCACGCCTCGACGGTCGCGGCCCTGCAGTCGCGGGCCGAGAAGGACGCGGTCTTCGGCGAGCTGGAGCAGGCCAAGGCCAATTCCGACGAGGCGCGCCGGCGCGCCGAGGAGGCCAACCTCGCCAAGTCGCGCTTCCTCGCCACCATGAGCCACGAGCTGCGCACGCCGCTCAACGCCATCCTGGGCTTCTCGGAGGTGATGAAGAACGAGGTGTTCGGCCCGCATTCCTCGGCGTCGTACCAGGAATACTCGACCGACATCCACGACAGCGGCCTGCACCTGCTCAACCTCATCAACGAGATCCTCGATCTCTCGCGCATCGAGGCCGGGCGCTACGAGCTCAACGAGGAGGCCCTGCGGCTCGCCTACGTGGTCGAGGAGGGCCGGCACATGATGGCGCTGCGCGCCCGGGCCAAGAACCAGACCTTCCGCGAGCTGATCGACCCCACCCTGCCGCGGCTCTGGGCCGACGAGCGGGCGCTGCGCCAGATCGTGCTCAACATCCTGTCGAACGCGATCAAGTTCACGCCGCCGGGGGGCGAGATCATCATCAAGGTCGGCTGGACCTCGTCGGGGGGGCAATATCTCAGCGTGAAGGATACCGGTCCGGGCATTCCCGAGGAGGAGATCCCGACCGTGATGTCCTCCTTCGGCCGCGGCTCGCTCGCGATCAAGACCGCCGAGCAGGGATCGGGCTTAGGGCTGCCGATCGTCAAAGGCCTCGTCGACCTGCATGGCGGCGGTTTCCAGCTGAAGTCGCGCCCGCGCGAGGGGACCGAGGTGATCGTCACCTTCCCGGCGACCCGGGTGATGGACGCGCTGCCGGCCGTGGCGGAGGAGGCGCCGGTGCGGCCGGTCCGGGCGGCGTGA
- a CDS encoding sensor histidine kinase: MASDGSIREAHEAASGRAELPYRLRQQTLMGAFARMALQTRDLDALLARASELCAEALGAACCQVLEYRASDHAFVIRACTGLGDDRVGTDFAAGDEATPASYAYRTGAGVLANGIQPGAEHDGARFHLPEALAPAGFCHAVNVPIALGDESRRAYGVLEAWGTGGHGFDRADQEFLAGFAGLIGIAVERHQGDARLRDALDHQVQLTREMSHRVKNSLGVVAGLLRLQARDAQSDEVRHALEDAGARIATVAEVHDHLWRGIHQLGMVELADFLRELVAKLQEEAPGHALACEADAKVISADQAIPIGLVVNELVTNAVKHAYPQGTGPVRVSLSVREKGLRLTVRDDGVGLPPGFDVSMRQRSLGLKIIASLIRQLDGRLSTASDGPGAHFVLDIPLG, from the coding sequence ATGGCGAGTGACGGGTCGATCCGCGAGGCGCACGAGGCCGCGAGCGGCCGGGCGGAGCTGCCGTACCGGCTGCGGCAGCAGACGCTGATGGGCGCCTTCGCCCGGATGGCGTTGCAGACCCGCGACCTCGACGCGCTGCTGGCGCGCGCCAGCGAACTCTGCGCCGAAGCCTTGGGCGCCGCCTGCTGCCAGGTTCTGGAATACCGCGCCAGCGATCACGCCTTCGTGATCCGGGCCTGCACCGGCCTCGGGGATGACCGCGTCGGGACGGATTTCGCGGCGGGGGACGAGGCGACCCCGGCGTCCTACGCCTACCGCACCGGTGCCGGCGTGCTCGCCAACGGGATCCAGCCCGGGGCCGAACACGATGGCGCGCGCTTCCACCTTCCGGAGGCCCTGGCGCCTGCCGGATTCTGCCACGCGGTCAACGTGCCGATCGCCCTCGGCGACGAGAGCCGGCGCGCCTACGGCGTGCTGGAGGCCTGGGGCACCGGGGGCCATGGCTTCGACAGGGCGGACCAGGAATTTCTCGCCGGCTTCGCCGGGCTGATCGGTATCGCGGTCGAGCGCCACCAGGGCGACGCGCGCCTGCGCGACGCCCTCGACCATCAGGTGCAGCTCACCCGGGAGATGAGCCACCGGGTCAAGAACAGCCTCGGCGTGGTGGCGGGCCTGCTGCGGCTCCAGGCCCGCGACGCCCAGTCCGACGAGGTGCGCCACGCCCTCGAGGATGCCGGCGCCCGTATCGCCACCGTGGCCGAGGTGCACGACCACCTCTGGCGCGGCATCCATCAGCTCGGCATGGTCGAGCTGGCGGATTTCCTGCGCGAGCTGGTGGCGAAGCTCCAGGAGGAGGCGCCGGGCCACGCCCTCGCCTGCGAGGCCGACGCGAAGGTGATCAGCGCCGACCAGGCGATCCCGATCGGCCTCGTGGTCAACGAGCTGGTGACCAACGCGGTCAAGCACGCCTATCCGCAGGGCACCGGCCCGGTGCGGGTCAGCCTCTCGGTGCGCGAGAAGGGCCTGCGCCTCACGGTCCGCGACGACGGCGTCGGCCTGCCGCCGGGCTTCGACGTGTCGATGCGCCAGCGCTCGCTCGGCCTCAAGATCATCGCCAGCCTGATCCGCCAGCTCGACGGGCGCCTCAGCACGGCGTCGGACGGGCCGGGAGCGCATTTCGTGCTGGATATTCCGCTGGGGTGA
- a CDS encoding M20 family metallopeptidase, which translates to MHNSEAIWRHVEEHAAAFVALSDRVWEMPELNFQEVRSAAEHTAMLRAQGFRVTEGVGGIPTAMMGEAGEGGPVIAILGEYDALPGLSQEAGVAQHRPRPGEGAGHGCGHNLLGAGALLAATAVKDWLAAQGLPGRVRYYGCPAEEGGAAKTFMVRDRVFADVDVAITWHPGPFVAIWEPVSLAIQLLDFTFAGKASHAAAAPHLGRSALDAVELMNVGVNYLREHMPSDARVHYAYLDAGGIAPNVVQASATVRYLVRAADLPSLLDLAARVEKIAQGAALMTETNVTSRVVSAMSNLLANPPLEQALHANLMRLGPPPFDAEDRAFAEEIRATLTREDIVSAHRRFGVPVTDAPLCDTIVPLGAVGERMMGSTDVGDVSWAVPTVQARGATYAIGTPGHSWQMTAQGKTPAAHKGMVHVAKAMAGTAVDVLRDPDLLARAKADHAERLARTPYVSPLPDGLAPPLDMAG; encoded by the coding sequence ATGCACAACAGCGAGGCGATCTGGCGGCACGTCGAGGAGCATGCGGCGGCGTTCGTCGCCCTCTCCGACCGGGTCTGGGAGATGCCGGAGCTCAACTTCCAGGAAGTGCGCTCGGCCGCCGAGCACACCGCCATGCTCCGCGCTCAAGGCTTCCGGGTGACGGAAGGGGTCGGCGGCATCCCGACCGCCATGATGGGCGAGGCGGGGGAGGGCGGCCCGGTCATCGCGATCCTGGGCGAGTACGACGCGTTGCCGGGCCTGAGCCAGGAGGCGGGCGTGGCCCAGCACCGGCCCCGGCCCGGCGAGGGCGCCGGCCACGGCTGCGGCCACAATTTGCTCGGCGCCGGCGCGCTCCTCGCCGCCACTGCGGTGAAGGACTGGCTCGCCGCGCAAGGTCTGCCCGGCCGCGTGCGCTATTACGGCTGCCCGGCGGAAGAAGGTGGGGCGGCCAAGACCTTCATGGTGCGCGATCGTGTCTTCGCCGACGTCGACGTGGCGATCACCTGGCATCCGGGCCCGTTCGTGGCGATCTGGGAGCCGGTCTCGCTGGCGATCCAGCTCCTCGACTTCACCTTCGCGGGCAAGGCCTCGCACGCGGCGGCGGCTCCGCATCTCGGGCGCTCGGCGCTCGACGCGGTCGAGCTGATGAATGTCGGCGTCAACTACCTGCGCGAGCACATGCCGAGCGACGCGCGGGTGCACTACGCCTATCTGGATGCCGGCGGCATCGCTCCGAACGTCGTCCAGGCCAGCGCCACCGTGCGCTACCTCGTGCGCGCCGCCGACCTGCCGAGCCTCCTCGACCTCGCGGCCCGGGTGGAGAAGATCGCGCAAGGCGCCGCCCTGATGACCGAGACCAATGTCACGAGCCGGGTGGTGAGCGCGATGTCGAACCTGCTGGCGAACCCACCCCTGGAGCAGGCCCTGCACGCCAACCTGATGCGGCTCGGCCCGCCGCCCTTCGACGCCGAGGACCGCGCCTTCGCGGAGGAGATCCGGGCGACGCTGACCCGCGAGGACATCGTCTCGGCCCATCGCCGCTTCGGCGTGCCGGTGACCGATGCGCCGCTCTGCGACACGATCGTGCCCCTCGGCGCAGTGGGCGAGCGGATGATGGGCTCGACCGATGTCGGCGACGTGAGCTGGGCGGTGCCGACGGTGCAGGCCCGCGGCGCCACCTACGCCATCGGCACGCCGGGCCATTCCTGGCAGATGACCGCGCAGGGCAAGACCCCGGCGGCGCATAAGGGCATGGTCCACGTCGCCAAGGCGATGGCCGGCACCGCCGTGGACGTGCTGCGCGACCCCGATCTGCTCGCCCGCGCCAAGGCCGACCATGCCGAGCGGCTGGCTCGCACGCCCTATGTCAGCCCGCTGCCGGACGGGCTCGCGCCGCCGCTCGATATGGCCGGGTGA
- a CDS encoding GNAT family N-acetyltransferase, whose translation MRDNPERSRFELEVDGEVAYAEYRRQPGTLVISYVYAPPALRGTGTADRLMQGVAEAARAEGARIRPLCGYSAAWLRRHREHRDLLA comes from the coding sequence ATGCGCGACAACCCGGAGCGGAGCCGGTTCGAACTCGAGGTGGACGGCGAGGTCGCCTACGCCGAGTACCGCCGCCAACCCGGCACCCTCGTCATCTCCTACGTCTACGCGCCCCCGGCCTTGCGCGGCACCGGCACCGCCGACCGGCTGATGCAGGGCGTGGCCGAGGCCGCCCGGGCGGAGGGAGCGCGCATCCGGCCGCTCTGCGGCTACTCGGCAGCGTGGCTGAGGCGCCACCGCGAGCATCGCGACCTCTTGGCCTGA
- a CDS encoding IS630 family transposase (programmed frameshift) has translation MTSPLSVDLRERVVSAVIAGASCRQAGERFGVSAASVSRWHARHLRDGHVRPKPMGGDQRSHVIEAHASRILRLCEKRGNIVLSELRDALAEQGVTSSTSSLSRFLARHRITRKKGALHAAEQDRPDVAEARQAWFEGQLDLDPDRLVFIDETAASTRMARRYGWAPRGQRCRLPMPCGHYKTTTITAALRTSGLTATAIFEGATNGRRFLDYVTDTLVPALRPGDTVILDNLQAHKVAGVREAIAAAGARVVYLPPYSPEFNPIEQAFAKLKTLLRTEAARTVKALQDAIQQAFAAFAPQECRNYINAAGYQNDCYVSD, from the exons ATGACCTCACCCTTGTCCGTCGATCTGCGTGAGCGTGTGGTGTCCGCTGTCATAGCGGGTGCGTCCTGCCGCCAAGCTGGCGAGCGGTTCGGTGTCAGCGCCGCCAGCGTCAGTCGCTGGCATGCCCGTCATCTCCGGGACGGCCACGTCCGGCCCAAGCCGATGGGCGGCGACCAGCGCTCGCACGTCATCGAGGCTCACGCCTCGCGGATCCTGAGGCTGTGCGAGAAGCGCGGCAACATCGTGCTGTCGGAACTGCGCGACGCCTTGGCCGAGCAGGGCGTCACCTCCAGCACCAGCAGCCTGTCGCGCTTCCTGGCCCGCCATCGCATCACCCGTAAAAAGG GGGCGCTCCACGCCGCCGAGCAGGACCGTCCGGACGTAGCGGAGGCCCGCCAGGCGTGGTTCGAGGGCCAACTCGATCTCGATCCGGACCGTCTGGTGTTCATCGACGAGACGGCGGCCTCAACCCGGATGGCGCGCCGCTATGGCTGGGCCCCGCGCGGCCAGCGCTGTCGCCTGCCGATGCCGTGCGGGCACTACAAGACCACCACTATCACGGCGGCTCTGCGCACGAGCGGCCTGACGGCAACGGCGATCTTCGAGGGGGCCACCAACGGCCGGCGCTTCCTGGACTACGTCACCGACACTCTGGTCCCGGCGCTCCGGCCAGGCGACACGGTGATCCTCGACAACCTCCAGGCCCACAAGGTGGCGGGCGTGCGCGAGGCCATCGCGGCGGCCGGCGCGCGGGTGGTGTACCTGCCGCCCTACAGCCCGGAGTTCAATCCGATCGAGCAGGCCTTCGCCAAGCTCAAGACGTTGCTGCGCACCGAGGCCGCGCGCACGGTAAAAGCGCTGCAGGACGCGATCCAGCAAGCCTTCGCCGCCTTCGCGCCGCAGGAGTGCCGCAACTACATCAATGCAGCCGGATACCAGAATGACTGCTACGTTTCAGACTGA
- a CDS encoding uracil-DNA glycosylase family protein has translation MTSSFGPETTSGCGESRTLFSSKPDFAATAERVRACRLCREAPRHGPPLPVAPRPIVQGTSRARICIASQAPGNRAFHSGVPFQDPSGKRLREWLGLDEPAFYDPDLIAIVPMGACFPGHDAKGGDLPPRRECAETWRAPLLAGLPDLELILLIGQYAQAWHLGRRPGGLTGTVARWREIFSEPQRPRLLPLPHPSWRNTPWLKKHPWFEAELLPVLRAEVARLAERA, from the coding sequence ATGACTTCCAGTTTTGGACCCGAGACGACTTCAGGGTGCGGCGAGAGCCGCACCCTTTTTTCTTCCAAGCCGGACTTCGCCGCGACGGCGGAGCGGGTGCGCGCCTGCCGACTCTGCCGCGAGGCGCCCCGCCATGGCCCTCCCCTGCCGGTCGCGCCGCGGCCGATCGTCCAGGGCACGTCCCGCGCGCGGATCTGCATCGCCAGCCAGGCGCCGGGCAACCGGGCCTTCCACAGCGGGGTGCCGTTCCAGGACCCCTCCGGCAAGCGCCTGCGCGAGTGGCTCGGCCTCGACGAGCCGGCCTTCTACGACCCCGACCTGATCGCGATCGTGCCGATGGGCGCCTGCTTCCCGGGCCACGACGCCAAGGGCGGGGACCTACCGCCGCGGCGCGAATGCGCCGAGACCTGGCGGGCGCCGCTCCTCGCCGGCCTGCCGGACCTCGAGCTGATCCTCCTGATCGGGCAATACGCGCAGGCCTGGCATCTCGGCCGCCGGCCCGGCGGCCTCACCGGCACGGTGGCGCGCTGGCGCGAGATCTTTTCGGAGCCGCAGCGCCCCCGCCTGCTGCCGCTGCCCCACCCGTCCTGGCGCAACACGCCGTGGCTCAAGAAACACCCGTGGTTCGAGGCCGAGCTGCTGCCGGTGCTGCGGGCGGAGGTGGCGCGGCTGGCGGAGCGGGCTTGA